A genomic segment from uncultured Desulfuromonas sp. encodes:
- a CDS encoding Cache 3/Cache 2 fusion domain-containing protein, with translation MKNLRLRWKMLVVVLPLVLIPLIIVGGVVSYTSVDLARQGINKASMDDLEHMAAFTRHLLESHHQQFQVYQQERKDDFITELKTLAKIAENMVTAEQRLVENGEISLKVAQQRVRKQLKQVNIGETGYLYALTSDGTLQVHVAREQENIIDEQDGDGRFFIRQMVETAKASGPGELNLIRYPWRNEALGDTLFREKLAAYLYFPQWDWIIAAAGYISESYTDMLFEQQALNDLKDKIKQKKVGKTGYIFCMNSKGTFTIHPEDEGQNFIDIRDRSGHEFIREMCEKKQGWIRYPWGDGEQARMKIVRYEYFKPWDWIVAVGCYEDEFYEAANTISWNSAKLTLAVTLITSLICVLLVSYASKVFTDPIREMIRVIRRVKKGHLDEQMHIHSNDELGELAQTFNRMTEIITQNQEMQASLAQHGKMASLGVLSSGVAHEINNPLGVILGYAGYIESKIGEDDPNYHYIHEIKRESKRCRKIVQDLLSYARTPKSVLEKTDINALLDQIVDFAANHTDMHHVTIVKNLSPGLPELNIDGDQMRQVAINLILNAGGAIKNHGRLEVETRRDNEDILIIFRDTGVGIEQEILERIFEPFFTTKEKGTGLGLAISKQIIEQHHGSIHMTSTPGVGTTVTVRLPLDSEEYLL, from the coding sequence ATGAAAAATCTACGCTTACGCTGGAAAATGCTGGTGGTCGTTTTACCATTGGTGCTGATTCCACTGATTATTGTTGGTGGTGTCGTCAGTTACACCTCTGTGGACCTGGCACGCCAGGGCATCAACAAAGCAAGCATGGATGATCTGGAGCATATGGCGGCGTTTACCAGACATTTGCTCGAATCCCATCATCAGCAGTTCCAGGTTTATCAGCAGGAACGCAAAGACGACTTCATTACCGAGCTGAAGACCCTGGCTAAAATTGCCGAGAACATGGTGACCGCTGAACAACGTCTGGTTGAAAACGGCGAGATTTCGCTCAAAGTCGCCCAGCAACGTGTTCGCAAACAGTTGAAACAGGTCAACATCGGAGAAACAGGTTATCTCTACGCGCTCACCAGCGACGGAACGCTTCAGGTCCATGTCGCCCGAGAGCAGGAAAACATCATTGATGAGCAAGATGGCGATGGTCGCTTCTTTATCCGCCAAATGGTTGAAACCGCTAAGGCTTCAGGGCCGGGGGAGCTCAACCTGATCCGCTATCCATGGCGCAACGAAGCCCTTGGCGACACCCTGTTTCGTGAGAAACTCGCCGCCTATCTGTATTTTCCCCAATGGGACTGGATCATCGCTGCAGCCGGTTATATTTCGGAAAGTTATACCGACATGTTGTTTGAGCAGCAGGCGCTCAACGACTTGAAGGATAAAATCAAGCAGAAGAAGGTCGGCAAGACCGGTTACATTTTCTGCATGAACAGCAAAGGTACGTTCACAATTCATCCGGAAGATGAAGGGCAGAATTTTATCGACATCCGGGATCGCAGTGGCCATGAATTCATCCGTGAGATGTGCGAAAAGAAACAGGGCTGGATCCGTTACCCCTGGGGCGATGGTGAGCAGGCACGGATGAAAATTGTCCGTTATGAATATTTCAAACCATGGGACTGGATTGTCGCTGTCGGTTGTTACGAGGATGAGTTTTACGAAGCCGCGAACACCATCAGTTGGAACAGCGCCAAGTTGACTCTCGCTGTGACCCTGATCACCAGCCTGATTTGTGTGTTGCTGGTCAGCTACGCCTCCAAGGTGTTCACCGATCCGATCCGGGAAATGATTCGCGTGATCCGCCGCGTTAAAAAGGGGCATCTGGACGAACAGATGCATATCCACAGCAACGATGAGCTCGGCGAACTCGCCCAGACGTTCAACCGCATGACCGAAATCATCACCCAAAACCAGGAGATGCAGGCCAGCCTGGCTCAACATGGCAAAATGGCCTCCCTCGGCGTACTTTCCTCCGGAGTGGCTCACGAGATCAATAACCCTCTCGGTGTTATTCTCGGCTACGCCGGTTATATTGAGAGCAAGATCGGCGAAGACGACCCGAATTACCACTACATCCACGAGATCAAACGGGAGAGCAAACGCTGTCGCAAAATCGTCCAGGATCTGCTCAGTTACGCCCGCACTCCGAAATCAGTCTTGGAGAAAACTGACATCAACGCTCTACTGGATCAGATCGTCGACTTTGCCGCCAACCATACCGATATGCACCATGTCACCATTGTTAAAAATCTCAGCCCCGGACTGCCTGAGCTGAATATTGATGGTGACCAGATGCGCCAGGTGGCAATCAACCTGATCCTTAACGCCGGAGGCGCCATCAAGAACCATGGCCGCCTGGAAGTGGAGACCCGGCGCGACAACGAGGACATTCTGATTATCTTCCGCGATACCGGTGTCGGTATTGAGCAGGAGATTCTTGAGCGCATTTTTGAACCCTTTTTCACCACCAAGGAAAAGGGCACCGGCCTGGGCCTGGCGATTTCCAAACAGATTATTGAACAGCATCACGGCAGTATTCACATGACCAGCACTCCAGGAGTGGGCACCACGGTCACGGTACGCCTGCCGCTGGACAGTGAGGAGTACCTGCTATGA
- a CDS encoding AI-2E family transporter: MNLNKAHFLLFYLTMTAAIASGLAIFSSASTITVMLRSAASGLFVPLLLSLITAFLLDPLVNGLEKRHVSRTRAIFSVFFMISATLLLLGSWLIPYTQNMWGSLLSDFPRYTSQLITYLREAQASWQNRFPFLEQYDLTHTVRSTAEQVLSFILVQTPKSALKLGSLMILVPIFSFFFLRDGTTIMRGLVSLAPNRYFEMAHDLSFLVSRQMAHFVRGRIIEAAIIGAVVTAGLSLTDIRYAPLLGLFAGVTNLIPYIGPIAGMVPGILIAAVDLGMGGQFWWIVILYVIIAQVVLDNFILIPILISRVANLHPVLVILAIVMGGKLYGVLGMIIGVPIASAFKIAFTEIRHYRRAFALPDTGNERHSSP, encoded by the coding sequence ATGAACCTGAACAAAGCACACTTTCTGTTGTTCTACCTGACCATGACGGCGGCGATAGCCAGCGGTCTGGCGATCTTTTCCTCGGCATCGACCATTACCGTCATGTTGCGCTCCGCAGCGTCTGGCCTGTTTGTTCCGTTGCTATTATCTCTGATCACGGCTTTTCTCCTTGATCCCCTGGTGAATGGCCTTGAAAAACGTCACGTGTCTCGCACGCGGGCGATCTTCAGTGTCTTTTTTATGATATCGGCAACGCTGTTGCTTCTAGGCAGCTGGCTGATTCCCTACACACAGAATATGTGGGGCTCCTTGTTGTCCGATTTTCCCCGTTATACCTCCCAGCTGATCACCTATCTGCGTGAAGCTCAGGCCTCGTGGCAAAACCGTTTTCCGTTTCTCGAACAATATGATCTGACCCACACGGTTCGTTCTACGGCGGAGCAGGTACTCTCGTTTATTCTGGTACAGACACCAAAATCCGCCTTAAAACTGGGAAGCCTGATGATTCTGGTGCCGATCTTCTCGTTTTTCTTTTTGCGCGATGGCACGACCATCATGCGCGGACTGGTCTCGCTAGCACCGAATCGCTACTTTGAAATGGCCCACGACCTGTCGTTTCTCGTCAGTCGGCAGATGGCCCATTTTGTCCGTGGACGGATCATTGAAGCGGCCATCATCGGAGCCGTCGTTACTGCCGGGCTGAGCCTGACCGACATTCGCTATGCACCGCTACTTGGATTGTTTGCCGGAGTCACCAACCTGATCCCCTATATCGGCCCGATTGCCGGTATGGTTCCTGGCATCCTTATTGCGGCTGTCGACCTCGGGATGGGCGGACAATTCTGGTGGATCGTCATCCTCTATGTGATCATTGCCCAAGTGGTTCTGGATAATTTCATTCTGATCCCGATTCTCATCTCGCGCGTTGCCAACCTGCATCCGGTGCTGGTGATCCTGGCCATTGTCATGGGTGGCAAACTCTACGGTGTACTCGGCATGATTATCGGCGTACCGATTGCCAGTGCCTTCAAGATTGCCTTTACAGAAATCCGCCATTATCGCCGTGCGTTTGCCTTACCGGATACCGGTAACGAACGCCATTCTTCGCCGTAG
- a CDS encoding cyclic nucleotide-binding domain-containing protein produces MNGLWESIFRSKNEEETLAGFLAKIPVFSELGKRDLTYLERLIHVRNYKSHETVFEEGDPGSGLYIIRNGSVIIFTRDKHDREEELTVLGPGDFFGETTLASPAPRTVSARTTESCELLGLFRSDLLATSDKHPEIANRILFGLTKMISERLQTATLQLRSLQHRLDEKESPQS; encoded by the coding sequence ATGAACGGGTTGTGGGAATCCATTTTCCGCTCAAAAAACGAGGAGGAAACCCTTGCGGGTTTTCTGGCCAAGATCCCGGTTTTTTCTGAGCTTGGCAAGCGGGATCTGACCTATCTCGAACGTCTGATCCATGTGCGTAATTACAAAAGCCATGAAACCGTTTTTGAAGAGGGCGACCCCGGCTCAGGTCTGTATATCATCCGCAACGGCAGCGTCATTATTTTCACGCGTGACAAGCATGATCGTGAAGAGGAGTTGACCGTTCTCGGTCCTGGTGACTTTTTTGGCGAGACCACCCTGGCCTCTCCCGCACCACGAACGGTATCCGCCCGCACAACAGAATCCTGTGAATTGTTGGGCTTATTCCGCTCGGATCTGCTGGCCACCTCAGACAAACATCCGGAAATCGCCAATCGTATTCTGTTCGGACTGACCAAAATGATCAGTGAACGGCTGCAAACAGCAACACTGCAACTACGCAGCCTGCAACACCGCCTCGATGAAAAGGAATCTCCGCAGTCGTAA
- the uvrC gene encoding excinuclease ABC subunit UvrC, translating into MNSILDLNLSLVATRPGVYLMSDADGRVLYVGKARNLRARLRNYVRGEDSRAHVQFLLRRVVRVETIVTDTEKEALILENTLIKKHKPRYNINLRDDKTYVSLRIDINEPFPGIQIVRRVKRDGALYFGPYSSAGALKETLKELYRIFPLRHHRWQQCRRRERPCLFYQIGQCSAPCHGKISQEEYRKLVDTVVAFLSGRHDDVIQLLRDKMAKAAEAMNYEEAARLRDQIRAMEQTIEQQKVVTADGSDSDVVGLHREGGEVEICLLFVRAGRLVGRRSYLLSWTLDEDELLAGFLQQYYGRDTLIPPKILLPLLPNSAEILQLWLSERRGAKVHLQVPKRGTRSELLELANKNAVESYRERGDRREARTAVLEEIRKALGLSRLPQRMECYDISNVQGQYSVGSMVVTTDGEPDKAAYRHFRIKTVEGADDFASLHEVLTRRLTRGLDEDDLPDMLLIDGGKGQLAMVDDVLTTLNLHSRIDLVSIAKSRVKRNVRGHAVERSEERFFRPGRKNPVLLRQGSPALFMLERLRDEAHRFAITHHRKLRNKSTLESELDNIPGVGPGRRKALLKHCGSVAKVKKASLDQLKQTPGLPEGVAQSVYAYFHSTE; encoded by the coding sequence ATGAACTCCATTCTTGATCTCAATCTGTCTCTGGTTGCCACCCGTCCCGGTGTTTATCTCATGTCCGATGCGGATGGCCGGGTTCTCTATGTCGGCAAGGCGCGTAATCTGCGGGCTCGCCTGCGCAATTACGTTCGGGGTGAAGACAGCCGTGCCCACGTACAGTTTCTGCTACGTCGCGTTGTTCGTGTCGAGACCATTGTCACGGATACGGAGAAAGAAGCGCTCATCCTTGAAAATACCCTAATCAAAAAGCATAAGCCGCGCTATAACATTAATCTGCGTGACGACAAAACTTATGTGTCCTTACGCATCGACATCAACGAACCCTTTCCCGGGATTCAGATCGTACGTCGGGTCAAGCGAGATGGTGCACTGTATTTTGGCCCTTATTCTTCAGCGGGTGCCCTTAAAGAAACCCTTAAAGAGCTCTATCGGATTTTCCCTTTACGGCATCATCGTTGGCAGCAATGCCGACGCCGGGAGCGGCCCTGCCTTTTCTATCAAATCGGCCAGTGCAGTGCTCCGTGCCATGGCAAAATCAGTCAGGAAGAGTATCGCAAACTTGTTGATACCGTCGTTGCCTTTTTGTCTGGTCGCCACGACGATGTCATCCAATTGCTGCGCGATAAGATGGCCAAGGCTGCTGAAGCGATGAATTATGAAGAGGCCGCCCGTTTGCGCGACCAGATTAGGGCTATGGAGCAAACCATCGAACAGCAGAAGGTGGTTACTGCCGATGGCTCGGATAGTGATGTAGTTGGTTTGCACCGTGAAGGAGGCGAAGTCGAAATCTGTTTGTTGTTCGTCCGTGCCGGTCGCCTGGTCGGACGGCGTAGCTATCTATTAAGCTGGACTCTTGATGAAGATGAATTGCTTGCCGGTTTTCTTCAGCAGTATTACGGTCGTGACACCCTGATCCCACCGAAAATTCTTTTGCCGCTTCTCCCAAACAGTGCGGAAATACTTCAGTTGTGGCTCAGTGAACGGCGTGGCGCAAAGGTTCATCTTCAAGTGCCGAAACGCGGTACGCGCAGTGAATTGCTGGAATTGGCCAATAAAAATGCTGTGGAGAGTTATCGTGAGCGCGGTGACCGCCGGGAGGCTCGCACTGCCGTACTGGAAGAGATCCGCAAGGCTTTGGGGTTGTCACGCTTGCCGCAGCGGATGGAATGTTACGATATCTCCAACGTGCAAGGTCAGTATAGTGTCGGCAGCATGGTTGTGACCACCGATGGTGAGCCAGATAAGGCTGCTTATCGTCATTTTAGGATCAAAACTGTTGAGGGGGCGGATGATTTTGCCTCATTGCATGAAGTGCTGACCCGGCGACTGACGCGCGGACTCGACGAAGATGATTTACCGGACATGCTGTTGATTGACGGGGGTAAGGGGCAGCTGGCCATGGTGGATGATGTGTTGACCACCCTGAACCTTCACTCTCGTATTGATCTGGTGTCTATTGCCAAAAGCCGCGTTAAACGCAATGTGCGTGGTCATGCCGTAGAGCGTAGTGAAGAGCGGTTCTTTCGACCGGGGCGAAAAAATCCCGTGTTGCTCCGTCAGGGATCACCGGCTCTATTTATGCTCGAACGCCTGAGAGATGAGGCGCATCGTTTTGCGATTACTCACCATCGCAAATTACGCAACAAGTCAACGCTGGAATCAGAGTTGGATAATATCCCCGGTGTTGGCCCGGGACGGCGCAAAGCATTGCTTAAACATTGTGGCAGTGTTGCCAAGGTAAAAAAGGCTTCGCTCGATCAGTTGAAGCAGACTCCCGGTTTGCCGGAGGGGGTCGCCCAGTCCGTGTACGCCTATTTTCATTCGACGGAATAA
- the extKL gene encoding multiheme c-type cytochrome ExtKL produces the protein MKSIKNISLSLLIVLVSASCVFALGAGVGRDGTIAATKGKAKTLNELIQMYDSTACIDCHEEIHNDWAASPHARPMYGTGRTAATMITAMKNGFMSWAYSGVEKPEDVKVEHLMGCAKCHLPQLADAEDTVAVELVQTLYSWYDAAKAGKTEERAKYEETLLALNINCLICHNRMAITHKWTDGYPQSDTVYGFNEGEHEDEHFGKMKVSPIMNESIFCGQCHGLGPNLELENPTQCATLYGSYLWSYTAHGGHKTCQECHMEESGLGHKILSYSDPTMQKMAVDFDVEAYGVRWRDGSKMTPKAVVRVEMKNNAGHSIPDGUPTPNRLVLSVRAETKEEGEIFNKEMIFMPTPQQFGRSDVMGRGPYEKSGIIEETGLPPGKEIEHRFEIFYPTEDVKNAQGKMVRKTLESEMDVTVELWYLPFGTKQTSAQKWQEWTETIKIKSDGL, from the coding sequence ATGAAATCAATTAAAAACATCAGCCTTTCATTGCTGATCGTGCTCGTCAGCGCGAGCTGCGTCTTCGCCCTCGGCGCCGGCGTTGGCCGTGACGGCACCATCGCAGCAACCAAAGGCAAGGCCAAGACTTTGAACGAGTTGATTCAGATGTATGACTCAACCGCCTGTATTGACTGCCACGAAGAAATTCATAACGACTGGGCGGCGTCCCCCCATGCCCGTCCCATGTACGGTACCGGCCGCACCGCGGCGACCATGATCACCGCGATGAAAAACGGCTTCATGTCCTGGGCCTACTCCGGCGTTGAAAAACCCGAAGATGTCAAGGTTGAGCACCTGATGGGCTGCGCCAAGTGTCACCTGCCGCAACTGGCTGACGCTGAGGACACGGTTGCTGTTGAGCTGGTTCAGACACTGTACAGCTGGTACGACGCTGCCAAAGCAGGCAAAACCGAAGAGCGTGCCAAGTACGAAGAAACGCTGCTGGCCCTCAACATCAACTGCCTGATCTGCCACAACCGCATGGCCATCACCCACAAGTGGACCGACGGCTATCCGCAAAGTGACACGGTTTACGGTTTCAACGAGGGTGAGCACGAAGACGAGCACTTCGGCAAAATGAAGGTCAGCCCGATCATGAACGAGTCGATCTTCTGCGGTCAGTGCCACGGTCTCGGTCCCAACCTTGAGTTGGAGAACCCCACGCAGTGCGCCACTCTGTACGGCAGCTACCTGTGGTCTTACACCGCTCACGGCGGCCACAAGACCTGCCAGGAATGCCACATGGAAGAATCCGGCCTGGGTCACAAGATCCTGAGCTACAGCGATCCCACCATGCAAAAGATGGCTGTTGACTTTGATGTTGAAGCGTACGGCGTTCGCTGGCGTGACGGCAGCAAGATGACCCCGAAAGCCGTTGTTCGCGTTGAGATGAAGAACAACGCTGGTCACTCCATCCCTGATGGCTGACCGACCCCTAACCGACTGGTTCTGTCGGTACGCGCTGAAACAAAAGAAGAAGGGGAAATTTTCAACAAAGAAATGATTTTCATGCCGACACCTCAGCAGTTTGGTCGCAGCGACGTTATGGGTCGCGGACCTTACGAGAAGAGCGGCATTATTGAAGAGACCGGCTTGCCGCCCGGAAAAGAGATCGAGCATCGCTTCGAGATCTTCTACCCGACTGAGGACGTGAAGAACGCTCAGGGCAAAATGGTTCGCAAAACCCTTGAGAGCGAAATGGATGTCACTGTCGAGCTGTGGTATCTGCCTTTCGGCACCAAGCAGACTTCTGCCCAGAAATGGCAGGAGTGGACAGAGACTATCAAGATCAAGTCTGACGGTCTGTAA
- a CDS encoding DUF3373 family protein has translation MVKRTLGLILVALMLLPVGAFAAPTTEDLARQIEMLTKQLSNLQEQLNEVQETTDDNADSVELLESNSAKWDEHSRFEFFGDYRFRMDYSDTDTKAYWGAGDIASAVKDMQTVTGYDVQSILGLMSMYSADERKAMMENLPASLAQMGLMMNGIMPGTDAFNAAFPTALANVQAAGVTSGYTMTPKNNYENDILYTNRFRLGMKAKVSENLEFKGRLAMYKAWGMQSNPTANGPYYMNSFTEMDGATTRQPSDSILRVDRAYINWTNVAGLPMWFSVGRRPTTDGPPAHLRMGTGKRMATPVNFMDYAFDGATLGAVFDNPFDFMGYSKIRFCYGRGFEAGPTETSNELDDMDFGGLSWDIINKGPRFMNIQAFLAANIVNVPDGVTFINPLEAYGVVEGNGTLDTANLGNIFHTSTVYMDKIADLNFFVAGGWSHTDPDGVDEMGSTLLGSWWEDPGEKDGYCIYGGVRYDLDDYGLKFGLEYNYGTKNWISMTPAHDDMTQAKLATRGHVGEAYMIWDLPVGDLISSKCKAFMRLGYQHYEYEYTGSGNWLGAPVDVDELDDPLNAQFWAPIDSMDQVYLTMEAFF, from the coding sequence ATGGTGAAAAGAACACTGGGTCTGATCCTGGTTGCTCTGATGCTCCTGCCCGTAGGCGCATTTGCAGCTCCCACGACAGAAGATCTCGCTCGCCAGATCGAGATGCTGACCAAGCAACTGAGCAATCTGCAGGAACAACTGAATGAAGTTCAGGAAACAACCGACGACAACGCCGATTCTGTTGAGCTGCTTGAGAGCAACTCCGCAAAATGGGACGAGCACAGCCGCTTCGAGTTCTTTGGCGACTACCGTTTCCGCATGGATTACAGCGACACCGACACCAAAGCCTACTGGGGTGCAGGTGATATCGCCAGCGCTGTTAAAGACATGCAAACCGTCACCGGTTATGACGTTCAAAGCATTCTCGGCCTGATGAGCATGTACTCTGCCGATGAGCGCAAAGCGATGATGGAAAACCTTCCTGCCTCTCTCGCACAAATGGGTCTCATGATGAACGGCATCATGCCCGGCACAGATGCATTTAACGCTGCGTTCCCGACTGCGCTGGCCAACGTTCAAGCTGCTGGCGTAACCAGCGGCTACACCATGACTCCGAAAAACAACTACGAGAATGACATTCTCTACACCAACCGCTTCCGCCTCGGCATGAAAGCCAAAGTGTCTGAGAACCTGGAATTCAAAGGTCGTCTGGCCATGTACAAAGCCTGGGGTATGCAGTCCAACCCGACTGCAAACGGCCCTTACTACATGAACTCTTTCACTGAGATGGACGGCGCAACCACTCGCCAGCCTTCTGACAGCATCCTGCGTGTTGACCGTGCATACATCAACTGGACCAACGTTGCTGGCCTGCCGATGTGGTTCTCTGTTGGTCGTCGCCCGACCACTGACGGCCCCCCGGCACACCTGCGCATGGGTACCGGCAAGCGTATGGCGACTCCGGTCAACTTTATGGATTATGCGTTTGATGGCGCGACTCTGGGTGCTGTTTTTGACAATCCTTTCGACTTCATGGGCTACAGCAAAATCCGTTTCTGCTACGGCCGTGGTTTTGAAGCAGGCCCGACCGAAACCAGCAACGAGCTGGATGATATGGACTTCGGTGGTCTGAGCTGGGATATCATCAACAAAGGCCCCCGTTTCATGAACATCCAGGCGTTCCTGGCTGCTAACATCGTCAACGTTCCTGACGGCGTCACGTTCATCAACCCCCTGGAAGCGTATGGTGTTGTTGAGGGCAATGGCACTCTGGACACTGCTAACCTCGGTAACATTTTCCACACCTCTACGGTCTACATGGACAAAATTGCTGACCTTAACTTCTTCGTCGCTGGTGGCTGGAGCCACACCGATCCTGACGGCGTTGACGAAATGGGTTCAACACTGCTGGGTTCCTGGTGGGAAGATCCGGGCGAGAAGGACGGCTACTGCATCTACGGCGGTGTTCGTTACGACCTGGATGATTACGGCCTGAAGTTCGGTTTGGAATACAACTACGGCACCAAAAACTGGATCTCTATGACTCCGGCTCACGACGACATGACCCAAGCTAAACTGGCTACTCGCGGTCACGTTGGCGAAGCTTACATGATCTGGGATCTGCCTGTTGGCGACCTGATCAGCAGCAAGTGCAAAGCGTTCATGCGCCTTGGCTACCAACATTACGAGTACGAGTACACCGGCAGTGGCAACTGGCTGGGTGCACCGGTTGATGTTGACGAGCTGGATGACCCCCTCAACGCACAGTTCTGGGCTCCGATCGACAGCATGGACCAAGTTTACCTGACCATGGAAGCATTCTTCTAG
- a CDS encoding FAD-dependent oxidoreductase codes for MAAQINGFDAKNRRLSTQVLLQNIYASLEAGETEFEVLSSGHHDIGGPLWTEDGSPLKFRVKNPGQRVGSFGLDGTDIIVDGSAPADAGWLNAGATLTILGDSGDTTAHCAASGKIYVAGQVGTRSGSLMKHDPAFDAPELWVLKKTGSFSFEFMGGGIGVICGIDCEDEESILGDRGCAGMVGGTLYIRGPVTGLSNDVWLLELDDADQDFLRQGLPEFLTRIERPELLDTLADMSQWKKIVAKTYEERNAKGRISLNEFRLGKWVEGGIFGDIVNDDYSHVAGLVNTGEDRLKVPHWMEKRYAAPCQSSCPSFIPTQDRLKLLREGKEKEAMELVLRYSPFPASVCGQVCPNLCMDACSRRFLDSPVSMKQLGALSVGTPAPECEPDTGKKVAVIGGGPGGLSAAWQLRLKGHDVTVYEADERLGGKLYQAIPTERLPEEILQGEIDRLLGSGIKAKTGTKVDSALFDEIRQSNDAVVIATGAHNPVVIPFPGHERMVKGLDFLKQINAGKKPSIGKKVVVIGAGNAGMDVVLGAYAMGAQKVIAIDVQRPAAYQKEIDHVKSLGGEIRWPVYTDHISEKGLHTKDGELIEADDVIISIGERPDLSYVPSEWLTDRGMMDVNGCWQVKGQKNIFAIGDTTRPGLLTNAIGHGHEAADYCSDWLNGLEVVERKKLEVIPQHRLSKELFRPRNRGRLNITDGREETTRCISCGTCRDCSMCLEACPEAAIRRVEGPNGTFEYVSDDHVCIGCGICAGICPCGIWTMEQVV; via the coding sequence ATGGCTGCACAAATTAATGGATTCGACGCCAAAAATCGGCGCCTCTCCACCCAAGTATTACTACAAAATATTTATGCTTCCCTCGAAGCCGGTGAAACCGAATTTGAAGTTCTCTCCTCCGGCCATCATGATATCGGTGGCCCCTTGTGGACAGAAGATGGCTCGCCTCTGAAGTTCCGGGTCAAAAACCCCGGGCAACGTGTTGGCTCCTTCGGTCTTGACGGCACCGACATCATTGTCGATGGCTCGGCTCCGGCAGACGCCGGCTGGCTCAACGCCGGTGCGACTCTGACTATTCTCGGTGATAGTGGCGACACTACGGCACACTGTGCCGCAAGCGGCAAAATCTATGTTGCTGGCCAAGTCGGGACCCGTAGCGGCTCCCTCATGAAACATGACCCGGCATTCGACGCCCCGGAGCTGTGGGTATTGAAGAAAACCGGCTCATTCTCATTTGAGTTCATGGGCGGTGGTATCGGTGTCATCTGTGGCATCGACTGTGAAGATGAGGAGTCCATCCTTGGAGATCGCGGTTGTGCGGGTATGGTTGGCGGCACCCTGTACATCCGAGGCCCAGTGACCGGTCTGTCCAACGATGTCTGGTTGCTCGAACTGGATGATGCGGATCAGGACTTCCTCCGCCAGGGGTTGCCCGAATTTCTTACGCGCATTGAACGCCCGGAATTGCTCGACACCCTGGCAGACATGAGTCAGTGGAAGAAAATTGTCGCAAAAACGTACGAAGAGCGTAACGCCAAAGGACGGATCTCACTCAATGAGTTCCGCTTAGGTAAATGGGTTGAAGGCGGCATTTTCGGCGACATCGTTAATGACGACTATAGCCATGTCGCCGGCTTGGTCAACACCGGCGAGGACCGCTTAAAAGTCCCCCACTGGATGGAAAAGCGCTATGCCGCTCCGTGTCAATCGTCTTGTCCGTCGTTCATTCCGACCCAGGACCGCCTCAAGTTGCTGCGAGAGGGCAAAGAGAAAGAGGCCATGGAACTGGTCCTGCGCTATTCGCCCTTCCCGGCCAGTGTCTGTGGGCAAGTTTGTCCCAATCTGTGTATGGACGCCTGCAGTCGCCGCTTTCTCGACAGCCCGGTTTCTATGAAACAGCTGGGCGCCCTGTCTGTCGGCACTCCGGCCCCCGAATGCGAACCGGACACCGGCAAAAAAGTAGCCGTTATCGGCGGTGGCCCCGGTGGCCTGTCCGCCGCTTGGCAACTGCGTCTCAAAGGCCATGATGTTACGGTCTATGAAGCCGATGAGCGTCTCGGCGGCAAGCTCTATCAAGCCATTCCGACAGAGCGTCTCCCCGAGGAGATTCTTCAGGGTGAAATCGACCGCCTACTCGGCAGCGGCATTAAAGCCAAAACCGGCACCAAAGTTGACTCCGCCCTGTTTGACGAGATCCGTCAAAGCAATGATGCCGTTGTCATCGCCACCGGTGCCCACAATCCGGTTGTCATCCCCTTCCCAGGGCATGAGCGGATGGTCAAAGGCCTCGATTTCCTCAAGCAGATCAATGCTGGCAAAAAGCCGAGTATCGGCAAAAAGGTTGTCGTCATCGGTGCCGGCAATGCCGGTATGGACGTGGTCCTTGGCGCTTACGCCATGGGCGCACAGAAAGTCATCGCCATTGACGTCCAGCGGCCTGCGGCGTACCAGAAAGAGATCGATCACGTCAAATCACTGGGTGGCGAAATTCGTTGGCCGGTCTATACGGATCACATCAGCGAAAAAGGGCTGCATACCAAGGATGGCGAACTTATTGAGGCGGACGATGTCATCATCTCCATTGGTGAACGACCGGACCTGTCCTATGTCCCCAGCGAATGGCTCACGGATCGCGGCATGATGGATGTGAATGGCTGCTGGCAGGTTAAAGGTCAAAAAAATATCTTTGCCATTGGCGATACCACCCGCCCCGGCCTGTTGACTAATGCTATCGGCCACGGTCATGAAGCGGCAGACTATTGCAGTGACTGGCTCAACGGGCTTGAGGTGGTCGAGCGTAAAAAACTCGAGGTCATCCCGCAACATCGCCTGAGCAAAGAGCTGTTCCGCCCGCGTAATCGCGGTCGTTTGAATATCACTGACGGTCGCGAAGAGACAACACGTTGCATCTCTTGTGGCACTTGCCGAGACTGCTCCATGTGTCTCGAAGCCTGCCCGGAAGCCGCAATTCGCCGGGTTGAAGGCCCTAATGGCACGTTTGAATATGTTTCCGACGATCACGTCTGCATTGGTTGCGGCATTTGTGCTGGGATTTGTCCATGTGGTATCTGGACCATGGAGCAAGTCGTTTAA